From the Oncorhynchus nerka isolate Pitt River linkage group LG20, Oner_Uvic_2.0, whole genome shotgun sequence genome, one window contains:
- the nppal gene encoding natriuretic peptide A-like: protein MISNITFGCLSALVLMNLVGANPVSNLQRVIRLLEEERNVPYNVSEEREVDGKELDTEKAAFTAGVVRPWDSEDSRNSALAGKENAIARLLNYILKTSKHPWSRFKKGGMRSCFGVRLERIGSFSGLGC, encoded by the exons atgattTCAAATATCACATTTGGCTGTTTATCCGCGCTTGTACTTATGAACTTGGTAGGAGCCAACCCCGTGTCCAACCTGCAG AGGGTGATACGGCTTCTGGAGGAGGAAAGAAATGTACCATATAACGTgtcggaggagagggaggtggatggGAAAGAGTTGGATACAGAGAAGGCAGCCTTCACCGCGGGAGTGGTGCGTCCTTGGGACTCCGAAGACTCAAGGAATTCCGCGCTGGCGGGAAAGGAGAATGCAATTGCGCGTCTTCTCAATTACATTCTGAAGACCTCCAAGCACCCGTGGAGCCGGTTCAAGAAGGGTGGAATGAGAAGCTGCTTCGGCGTCAGGCTAGAGAGAATTGGGTCATTCAGCGGGCTTGGATGCTAA
- the LOC115102608 gene encoding ventricular natriuretic peptide-like: protein MAKLHIFLGYIVLITTLSVSCGTPYASRNVQELENLKDLIQRLEDKLTVNEENYAYPSESEDVDTAEMEDIEYSPTAIRGQEERMTMNAPNRIAPESPVVSRLKDLIGLTKTAKSFNSCFGNRIERIGSWSGLGCNNVKTGNKKRIFGN, encoded by the exons ATGGCGAAATTGCATATTTTCCTTGGATATATCGTATTAATAACGACACTCAGTGTGAGCTGTGGAACTCCATATGCCAGTCGGAATGTTCAAGAGTTGGAAAATCTGAAG GATCTGATCCAGCGGCTCGAGGACAAATTGACCGTTAACGAGGAAAATTACGCTTATCCATCTGAGTCTGAGGATGTGGACACAGCTGAGATGGAGGACATTGAGTACTCGCCCACGGCGATCCGGGGGCAGGAAGAGAGAATGACCATGAACGCACCCAACAGAATTGCCCCTGAAAGCCCTGTGGTGTCACGCCTGAAAGATCTCATCGGTTTGACAAAAACAGCCAAATCGTTCAACAGCTGTTTCGGTAATCGGATTGAGAGAATCGGCTCGTGGAGCGGACTGGGGTGCAATAACGTCAAGACTG